A segment of the Bactrocera neohumeralis isolate Rockhampton chromosome 3, APGP_CSIRO_Bneo_wtdbg2-racon-allhic-juicebox.fasta_v2, whole genome shotgun sequence genome:
AACGAGCACTGATGCGCTGTGCGAAACTCCATGCGCGCCCAATCTGACTCGATGAAGTGCTGCGAGAGCACAATGATCGTCCGACGCGACTGTTCCACCGATTCGATGATTTGTTCAGGTATATAAGCGCCAGCCAGCCAATTGCGTTCGTGCGTGCATACACGAAATGGTGGTTCGCACTGTTCGAGTTGCGGCAGCAATGTATGGTTGACGAAGTCTGCATCCTGGTGTGCATATGAAATAAACGCATCGAATGTTTTATGCTTATCCAGCTCACATTCGCGAATGCAAAATCTCAATATGTTGTGGCTATATAACCATACTTTCActtctaatttatatttatagaagAGTACGATAATGCagagaaaaataattatggTTAACCCTACACTAATCAAAGTTGTATTCAAGTCCTGATAATATTCAACGTTAACAGGAGTTGGACACAATTCTCTCACATTTGCTGTTAGGAGTGTATCGTTCAGCAGATTAACACAGAGTAACTGGTCTGCATCGGGTATGCGTCTCCGATGTGTACGTAGAGTGTACAGCAGTTGCAGCGTGGAACAGTTGCAAAACCAAGGATTTTCACTTAGATagagaaattttagttttgtacTCTCATTGAGGTATGCACGCAAGAATTCAtcatttaaagattttaagCGATTATTTCGTAGATCCAAAACCGTCAAATTGGTTGGCAGTTGACTGATATTTATGCTCGTGATTTTATTGTACGACGCGTTGAGTTGTGAAACGTTACCATAGCCGAAGGCCGTGTTTAGCGGCAATACAATGAAATTGTTATTGCTAATGTCGAGTACCGAACTCTTGAGCCCAACTTGCTCGGGGCGAGGGAGCTGTTCGATACGTTGCGCACCCTTGCAATTGATGTGCAGGAACTCAAATTGTGTGTAACAATTGCATTCGATGGGGCACATTACTGGTTCCCAAGCACACAGTTCTTTACGTTCCAGCTGCGCAAGATCTTTTACTAGTTTGGTTGACGTCTGAACGCACTGTGAACCATTGAACAACGAACGATAGTTTTCACTGTAAATCCAAGCCAATTTACAATCGCACACGATCGGATTACCTGTCATTTTGATTTCGGGCACACAATCGTCAGTCGTAACGAAGAAATTTTGTAAAGCAAAAATGCTTTCAATCAAATTGTGCTCTAGGTTTATTTCAAAAGGGCATGTAATGTTCGCTGCTAGAAGCCAGTCCAAATTGAATTCGCGCAAACGATTGCCACTTAAATTGATTACTGTCGAGATAATCTTGCCATCTTCGTAAATTTCTGGTTGCAACTTGATAATATAGTTAAGATCTTTCGGCTAAATCATTATGCACTCATAACTGTATCGAAATTTTGTTAGTAACCTTGGTGTTCTATTGACGGAAGTCTCGGTGCTCCAAATAGTTTGCAGTTGATTCTGGCTCACGTCTAGCCTATGTAGATAATGCAGCGGTTTGAG
Coding sequences within it:
- the LOC126753732 gene encoding protein toll-like, producing MNKLKVRNLCVILAYILSQLIIKNKFLLAHTTEMELIKTTIEPVFTWSPNCYSDEKTKCSCYGDDDFRCTIVDRLNDIYIEFSSNLRTLVVICSIGTETNINYLLDRKFQSILLKTRYLEVTNCKNFTHEIYMNDDVREILIDMQELNKIILVNNNDLAAGTMEYYGAVMNMLHLQLIIKSNRNEIRKADVISIPTDTFSTLNQLETLTLSVYSLRNFSLQNLTQTHFKNLTALRQLDLAGNNMQMLDANIFAALTKLNCLNLSRNEIRELPEDIFANQRKLLILDLSHNLLTHLTPHIFDQTPWLWQLKLAGNFLHDTTNLMENLKPLHYLHRLDPKDLNYIIKLQPEIYEDGKIISTVINLSGNRLREFNLDWLLAANITCPFEINLEHNLIESIFALQNFFVTTDDCVPEIKMTGNPIVCDCKLAWIYSENYRSLFNGSQCVQTSTKLVKDLAQLERKELCAWEPVMCPIECNCYTQFEFLHINCKGAQRIEQLPRPEQVGLKSSVLDISNNNFIVLPLNTAFGYGNVSQLNASYNKITSINISQLPTNLTVLDLRNNRLKSLNDEFLRAYLNESTKLKFLYLSENPWFCNCSTLQLLYTLRTHRRRIPDADQLLCVNLLNDTLLTANVRELCPTPVNVEYYQDLNTTLISVGLTIIIFLCIIVLFYKYKLEVKVWLYSHNILRFCIRECELDKHKTFDAFISYAHQDADFVNHTLLPQLEQCEPPFRVCTHERNWLAGAYIPEQIIESVEQSRRTIIVLSQHFIESDWARMEFRTAHQCSLNEGRARIIMIKYGEISKSELLDRELKAYLDMNTYLDWQDVRFWDKLRYAMPHKVGRERNSDMLKINGRMYVMGQAEMNRLRDEIV